A genomic stretch from Flavobacterium sp. KS-LB2 includes:
- a CDS encoding DNA N-6-adenine-methyltransferase, with product MDTSFERSENTTVEWLTPPELVIKLGKFDLDPCSPINAPFLHAKTNYNISDDGLSKDWFGRVYLNPPYGRGMDLWMEKLKNHGNGIALIYARTETIYFFEHIWNDANAILFVRGRIRFYDIFGIQSGRPVAPSVFIAYGRENALALKNSGIEGRFLNLKL from the coding sequence ATGGATACTTCTTTTGAACGCTCAGAAAACACTACTGTAGAATGGTTGACACCGCCTGAATTAGTAATTAAATTAGGTAAATTTGATTTAGACCCATGTAGTCCAATTAATGCTCCTTTTTTACATGCAAAAACAAATTATAATATTTCTGATGATGGTTTGTCAAAAGATTGGTTTGGTAGAGTTTATCTAAATCCACCCTATGGTAGAGGAATGGATTTATGGATGGAAAAATTAAAAAATCACGGAAATGGAATAGCATTAATATACGCAAGGACTGAAACCATATATTTCTTTGAGCATATTTGGAATGATGCGAATGCGATTTTATTTGTAAGGGGAAGAATCAGATTCTATGACATTTTTGGAATACAAAGTGGCAGACCAGTTGCTCCAAGTGTTTTCATTGCTTATGGAAGAGAGAATGCATTAGCTTTAAAAAATTCTGGTATTGAAGGGAGATTTTTGAATTTGAAATTATAA
- a CDS encoding DUF5655 domain-containing protein, translating into MNLFQITKTNNLSLLKEKPFKLEREIQALVENNLPELMGLEMVKSEFFIKGKRIDTLGYDAQSKAFVIIEYKRDKSTSVVDQGFTYLSLMLENKADFVLSYNETLHKTIHSKAIDWSQTRVVFVSPSFTENQRLATNFKDIAIELWEIKRYENDLISINPIKKTKSAESIKPLSKQNSIIQAVTAEIKVYTEEDHLNSSLEEVTELYEWYKNAILNLSDDIEIVPKKLYIAFKKNKNIADIIILKKGLKIFINLKKGQLDDPKGLMKDVSKTGHWGNGDYETIVNSTMNLEYLMSLIKQAIL; encoded by the coding sequence ATGAATCTTTTCCAAATCACAAAAACGAATAATCTTAGTCTATTAAAAGAAAAACCTTTTAAATTGGAGCGAGAAATTCAAGCGTTAGTTGAAAATAATCTTCCAGAATTGATGGGTTTAGAAATGGTGAAGTCTGAATTTTTCATCAAAGGCAAGCGTATTGATACTTTGGGCTATGACGCGCAATCAAAAGCTTTTGTAATAATTGAATACAAACGAGATAAAAGCACAAGCGTAGTCGATCAAGGTTTTACCTATTTGAGTTTAATGCTTGAAAATAAAGCTGATTTTGTTTTGTCCTATAACGAAACACTTCATAAAACCATTCATAGTAAAGCTATAGATTGGTCACAAACAAGAGTCGTATTTGTCTCGCCAAGTTTCACTGAAAATCAACGACTAGCAACAAACTTTAAAGATATCGCCATTGAACTTTGGGAAATAAAACGATATGAAAATGATTTAATCAGCATCAACCCAATCAAGAAAACTAAATCAGCTGAGAGTATCAAACCCTTAAGTAAACAAAATAGTATCATACAAGCAGTCACAGCTGAAATCAAGGTATATACGGAAGAAGATCATTTAAATAGTTCTTTGGAGGAAGTTACAGAATTGTATGAATGGTACAAAAATGCTATTTTAAACTTATCCGATGATATTGAAATTGTTCCCAAAAAACTATATATCGCTTTTAAAAAAAATAAAAATATTGCAGATATTATTATACTGAAAAAAGGGCTCAAGATTTTTATTAATCTGAAAAAAGGGCAATTGGACGACCCAAAAGGATTAATGAAAGATGTATCAAAAACTGGACATTGGGGAAATGGCGATTATGAAACCATCGTAAACAGCACAATGAATTTAGAGTACCTAATGAGTTTAATTAAACAAGCTATATTATAG
- a CDS encoding SDR family oxidoreductase, whose translation MENIALVVGATGITGSNLAEKLIAKGWTTFGLARNPRKDIENLKPVAADLLDLEHLKTALKDVFPTHIYITTWMRQDSEAENIRVNSLMIRNLLEALSAKKSVKHVALVTGLKHYLGPFEAYAKEGFLPETPLREEQPRLDLENFYYAQEDEVYAAASRDGFTWSIHRPHTVIGKAVGNLMNLGTTLAVFAIICKETGKPFQWPGSAAQWNGLSDVTDARVLAEHLIWASTTEAARNEAFNVVNGDFFRWKWLWNKLAESFGIEAIGFDGTIHPLEEQMSEDATIWKKIASENGLQESDLNQLASPWHTDLDLGRPIEVMTDMSKSRKLGFTVFQSTEDSFYDLFEQLRKDRLIP comes from the coding sequence ATGGAAAATATAGCGTTAGTAGTTGGAGCAACCGGAATAACGGGAAGTAATCTCGCAGAAAAACTTATTGCTAAAGGCTGGACCACTTTCGGTTTAGCCAGAAACCCACGAAAAGATATAGAAAACCTTAAGCCAGTTGCTGCAGACCTTTTGGATTTGGAGCATTTAAAGACCGCTTTAAAAGACGTTTTTCCCACACACATTTACATTACAACTTGGATGCGTCAGGATTCTGAAGCCGAAAATATTCGGGTGAATAGCTTGATGATCAGAAACCTTCTGGAGGCATTATCTGCTAAAAAATCTGTGAAACACGTAGCACTTGTTACAGGACTGAAACATTATCTTGGACCTTTTGAGGCTTACGCTAAAGAAGGATTTTTGCCCGAAACACCGCTTAGGGAAGAGCAGCCACGTCTAGATTTAGAGAATTTTTATTATGCTCAAGAAGATGAGGTTTATGCCGCTGCATCGCGAGATGGTTTTACATGGAGCATTCACCGCCCGCATACGGTTATAGGAAAAGCGGTAGGAAACTTAATGAATCTGGGAACTACGCTTGCGGTATTTGCCATTATTTGTAAAGAAACAGGAAAGCCATTTCAGTGGCCGGGTTCAGCAGCGCAATGGAATGGACTTTCAGATGTTACAGATGCCAGAGTATTGGCTGAACATTTAATATGGGCTTCCACTACAGAAGCGGCTCGTAACGAAGCGTTCAACGTGGTCAATGGAGATTTCTTTCGTTGGAAATGGTTGTGGAATAAATTAGCGGAATCGTTCGGAATTGAGGCAATCGGTTTTGATGGTACGATTCATCCTCTTGAAGAACAAATGAGTGAAGATGCTACAATTTGGAAAAAAATAGCCTCCGAAAATGGATTGCAAGAATCCGATTTAAACCAGTTAGCCTCACCATGGCATACTGATCTTGATTTGGGCCGACCAATAGAAGTGATGACGGATATGTCTAAAAGCAGGAAACTCGGCTTTACTGTTTTTCAAAGTACGGAAGATTCCTTTTATGATTTGTTTGAGCAGCTTCGAAAGGATCGATTAATTCCATAG
- a CDS encoding DpnI domain-containing protein: protein MFKTNSILMNLNFNLDLAEGYKSNSQIARVLTENWVKVNSYCPNCGQLPLNDFENNMPVADFYCLECKEEFELKSKNGKLSTIINDGAYESMIKRITSDTNPNFFFLTYDNNKVNNFLVIPKQFFTPEIIIKRKPLSITAKRAGWVGCNIDISKVPENGRIFIVENSRIIEQEKVHLKLKSTDFLKSKSLESRGWILDILNCIEQIKKQSFTLDELYTFENKLKIKYPNNNHIKDKIRQQLQFLRDKGLIEFNGRGNYKKIEI from the coding sequence TTGTTTAAAACAAATTCCATTTTAATGAACTTAAATTTTAATTTAGATCTAGCTGAAGGATATAAAAGCAATTCACAGATTGCAAGAGTATTAACTGAAAATTGGGTAAAAGTAAATTCATATTGTCCAAACTGCGGTCAACTACCCTTAAACGATTTTGAAAACAATATGCCAGTTGCAGATTTTTATTGTTTAGAATGTAAGGAAGAATTTGAATTAAAAAGTAAAAACGGAAAATTAAGCACCATAATTAATGATGGAGCTTATGAAAGTATGATAAAAAGGATTACTTCTGATACAAATCCTAATTTCTTCTTTCTGACTTATGACAACAATAAAGTTAATAATTTTTTAGTGATTCCAAAACAATTTTTCACTCCAGAAATTATTATTAAACGAAAACCACTATCAATTACTGCTAAAAGAGCTGGTTGGGTTGGTTGTAACATTGATATTTCAAAAGTTCCTGAAAATGGAAGAATTTTTATAGTTGAAAATTCAAGAATTATTGAACAAGAAAAAGTACATTTAAAATTAAAAAGTACTGATTTTTTAAAATCTAAAAGTTTAGAATCAAGAGGTTGGATATTAGATATTTTAAATTGTATTGAACAAATTAAAAAGCAATCATTTACATTAGATGAATTATACACTTTCGAAAATAAATTAAAAATCAAATACCCAAACAATAATCATATCAAGGATAAAATTCGTCAACAACTACAATTTTTAAGAGATAAAGGATTAATAGAATTTAACGGAAGAGGAAATTATAAAAAAATTGAAATATGA
- a CDS encoding Crp/Fnr family transcriptional regulator, translating to MEAVLRQQIEKIVPLTDDEFRFVLSHFSVGNYKKHQYIVQQENSVPYVYFVVKGFLKSFYIDKSGKNHILQFAMKDWWITDNQGFYNNQNATLNIDCLEDTQTYYITLENREKLCAELQKMEFFFLQKMTAGNIALQNRILSLMSKNSQERYLQFIQLYPDLIQRLPKTLVASYLGISRETLSRLSH from the coding sequence ATGGAAGCAGTTTTAAGGCAACAAATTGAGAAAATTGTACCATTAACCGATGATGAATTTAGATTCGTATTGTCCCACTTTTCGGTAGGTAACTATAAAAAACATCAATACATTGTGCAGCAGGAAAATTCTGTTCCGTATGTTTATTTTGTTGTAAAAGGATTTTTGAAATCTTTTTACATAGACAAATCAGGTAAGAATCATATCCTGCAATTCGCCATGAAAGATTGGTGGATTACTGATAATCAAGGTTTCTATAATAACCAGAATGCTACGCTCAACATTGACTGTTTAGAAGATACACAAACCTATTATATCACTCTTGAGAACAGAGAAAAATTGTGTGCCGAATTACAGAAAATGGAATTCTTCTTTTTGCAAAAAATGACTGCCGGAAATATTGCGCTTCAAAACCGAATTCTATCATTAATGAGTAAGAACTCCCAGGAAAGATACCTACAATTTATTCAGTTGTATCCAGACTTGATTCAGCGCCTTCCTAAAACTTTAGTCGCATCTTATCTTGGTATTTCAAGAGAAACATTAAGCCGGTTGTCGCATTGA
- a CDS encoding Dabb family protein: protein MIRRKFIGSAALIGIASLMGFKIPAPKKSLLHQVYFWLKNPESEADKKELIAGLKKLASIPTVRQIHVGTLASTEKRDVVDTSWDVSELLFFDNETDQKIYQDHPIHQEFIKKCAHLWEKVVVYDTLSI, encoded by the coding sequence ATGATACGAAGAAAATTTATTGGTTCCGCGGCTTTAATAGGAATAGCCAGTCTTATGGGATTTAAAATACCTGCACCAAAAAAATCACTACTGCACCAAGTATACTTTTGGCTAAAAAATCCAGAATCTGAAGCAGATAAAAAAGAACTCATTGCTGGTTTAAAAAAGTTGGCATCCATTCCTACTGTGCGTCAAATTCATGTAGGAACTTTGGCATCAACTGAAAAACGGGATGTAGTAGACACTTCATGGGACGTTTCGGAACTGTTGTTTTTTGACAATGAAACCGACCAAAAAATATATCAAGATCATCCTATTCATCAAGAATTCATCAAGAAATGCGCTCATTTATGGGAAAAAGTTGTTGTCTATGATACTTTGAGTATATAG